DNA from Solidesulfovibrio carbinolicus:
AATAGCTTTGCGTTCCTCTCTCATAACATCCCCTTCACTAGCTCCAGTGCGGCCCAAATAGATGCCCGCATCTCGCTTCGCAATACACTTCGGCCCTTACCATTGACCACCGAAACACCTTCGGCAAAAGCTGTTTTCACAGTGTCCTTTTTGTGGACAACTGGCAAAACAACCTCTCCCGTGCCTTTCAACTCTTCCAAGTGCTTGGCGCACTTTTTGTTTTTCTCCCAGGCAGTAGGGGCAATGCAGATGCGGGGGAACCCTTCCCCATCCTGCATCTGCTTCAACGTCAACGCCAAGCGGATCGTGGCTTCTACCTCCCCCGTCCCGGGGGTAACGGGCATCACCACCAAATCGGCCCTTTCCGCCGCATACAGCTCTCCACCATCCAAAGACGCCTTAGAGTCCATGACCACGGCTGAAACGCCTTGTAGGCCCTCTAGGGCGCGTTTAAGCGCCTGTCTGGAACTGTCCACCCGCACAATGTCCGTTTCGGGGGAGAACCCCCA
Protein-coding regions in this window:
- a CDS encoding ParA family protein; the protein is MLAVLVTNVKGGVGKSTFAINIASHLGSLGGAKVKLLDLDPLGYLHGSTFFKQLAEGKPSSWGFSPETDIVRVDSSRQALKRALEGLQGVSAVVMDSKASLDGGELYAAERADLVVMPVTPGTGEVEATIRLALTLKQMQDGEGFPRICIAPTAWEKNKKCAKHLEELKGTGEVVLPVVHKKDTVKTAFAEGVSVVNGKGRSVLRSEMRASIWAALELVKGML